The Pseudarthrobacter sp. BIM B-2242 region ACAGCATCGCTGGAGGTCCTGGCCACCAACCCGGAAACCGCCACGAAGTTCCTGGCGGAATTCCGCGTCCGGCTGGATAACAACAGCGTCCTCAAGGGCCAGGTCATTTCCCTGGTGATGTCCGAGTACGGCCCCAGCACCGCGGGGGTGACCTTCCACCACCGCCCCCGCCTGCCGGCGTCGGAGGTCATCCTGCCCGACGGACTGCTGCAGAAGGTTGCCGATCACACCGTGGGCATCGCCACACACAGGGCGTCCCTCAAGGACCACGGCCAGCACATTAAGCGCGGCATTCTGCTCTACGGCAGGCCGGGGACGGGCAAAACGCACACCGTGCGCCACCTCCTGAGCCAAAGTGAAGGCTCGACGGCCATCCTCCTCTCGGGCGGGTCACTCGCCCGGATCTCCGAGGCGGCCCGCATGGCCCGCGCGCTCCAGCCGTCCATTGTGGTGCTGGAGGACTGCGACCTCATTGCGGAGGACAGGAGTTTCGGTCATGGACCGCAGCCGCTGCTTTTGAGGTTCTGGACGCCATGGACGGGCTGGACGACGACGCTGACGTGGCGTTTGTCCTCACCACCAACCGGCCGGACATGCTGGAGCGGGCACTGGCCCAGCGGCCGGGCAGGGTGGACCTCGCCGTCGAAATTCCGCTCCCGGCGCACGCCGAGCGGGTCCGGCTGCTGGAGCTGTACGGCCGCCTCGTCGGCTTCAGTCCCGCGGCACTCGAGGCCGCCGCGGAACGGACGGAAGGCACCACCGCATCCTTCGCCCGCGAGTTGGTGCGCCGGGCCGTGGTGGCCGCGGCACTGGAAGACGTGCCGGTCTCCGACTCCCACCTCAGCGCCGCCGTCGAAGACCTGATGGCCGACGCCGAAACCCTCACACGCAGCCTGCTGGGCAGCGGTTCGGATCCGGCGGCCGGGCCTGGTCCCGGTTTCCCCGGGCCCGGGCTTCCCCGGCCGGGACTATTGTGAGCCGAACAGGAATTCCTTGGCGTGCGCCACTGCCTTGCGGTAGGCATCGTTCCGGAGGGTGACGAGCTGCTCGGTGTCGCCGTCGGCAGGTTCGAGATAGCCCGTGTAGCCCGGCCGGAGGACCCAGATATCACCGGCGGGCGGGAGATAGAACACTCCGAAGGAGCGCTGCTGGCGTTCCTCCGCTGTCCATACCGGCACAACCGCCAGGGCCGCACCCGTGGCCGGGTTGATCCACTGCGCGCGCGGAAGCGGCTCTTCATGGGCCTCGGGATCGAGAAACGGGGCGGTACCCTTGCCCCAACGCGCTTCGAAGCGTTCGTGGAACGCCGGAATCAAATGCGAATCGTAGCGACGCCATTCGCTCATTGTTGTGTCCGCCTCCTCGCGGTGATGCTGCCGCCCCGTGGTGCGGACTACGTCCAGGGTCCGCTTTCCCAGCGTACGGGCGTGATTCTGATGGTGTTGCCGGCCGGCTGGTCACGCCGCTGCACCTTGCGGACCGGAATAACCACCGGTCCGCTGCTCTGCGTGCCTGTACCTGCCCCGGCGCGGCTCCGGTCGTAGGCCGCGCGTTGGGCGGGGTCACGCAGGACAGAGAACGCCTGCATGATCTGCAGCAGCTCACGGCGGGACAGTTCACCGCCTTCTGCCGCGCCGTCATCCAGGTCCGGATGGTGGGTGCGCATCAGGGCACGGTAGGCGCGGGAGATCTCCTGCGGGCTGGCGGCTGGCTTCACGCCCAGAACGTCATAGTAGTCCGGCTGGCTGGTCATGGCGGCGTCCCGGTGAATTCTCAGGAGCACGGCGCCGGGGCGCCGGCATCATGCCGGCGCCCCGGAGAAGGGCTAGCCCTTGATCTCGTGCATCTGGCCCTTGGTTTCGATCTCGATCTTGCGCGGCTTGGCCTGCTCCAAGACAGGGATCCGCAGGGTCAGGACGCCTTGGTCGTAACTGGCCTTGATGTGCTCCGTGTCCAGGGTGTCGCCCAGGATCAGTTGGCGGCTGAACACACCACGGGGGCGCTCCGCGGCCACCAGCTCAACGTTGGGCTGGGTCGGATCAAGACGCTCCGCCCGCACCGTCAGGACGTTCCGCTCAACATTCAGGTCCACGGAGTCGAGCTTGACCCCGGGCAGGTCAAAGGCCACCACAAAATGACCGTCTTCCTGCCAGGCGTCCATAGGCATGGCCGCCGGCCGGGCCGCTGTTCCGAAGACCTGCTGCGTCAGCCGGTCCAGCTCCCGGAACGGGTCCGTACGCATCAACATCATTTCCCACTCCTTCAGCACTTGCAGTTCATTGATTGGGTAATACCCACGGGCCACTATCTGTGGTGGTGGATATAGATTTTTTATAGCACCTGTGCGAAACTGAGGCAAGCCACTTTCGAGAGTTTTTTGGGAGCAGACATGACCGAACCGGACACCGAACCTGCACGCCAGCCCCGGGCGGGCCAGGGTCTCTACGCCATCTCCGTAGCTGCCCAGCTGGCAAGCACAGGACAGCAGAACATCCGGCTTTACGAGACCCGCGGACTCCTTAGGCCCGCGCGTACTGCCGGCGGCACCCGTCAGTACAGCGACGCCGACATCGCCATCCTCCTGCACATTGGAGAGCTGCTGGAGCAGGGGCTGAACCTTGCCGGCGTCGCAAAGGTCCTGGAACTTGAGGCTGCCAACGCCAAACTGCGCCGCGCGCTTAAACGCGCCCGCTCTCTCCCGCAGCGCTAGCGCCTTCCGGAACCGCCCGACGCCGGCCGGTCAGGTTCCGCGTCCGCCAGCCAGCCGGTAGGACTCATCGAGCAGTTCGCCCAGTTCAGCGGTCTCGATCCGCGCCAGCCGCACCAGCACCAGCTTGGGTGACCGTTCGTGGTGCGGAGTCCAAAAGTAGGTTTCGGGGTCCGTTCCGGCCAAGGCTTCGCGTTCGGTGGTTTTTACGGTCAGTACGCCGTCCTCCCATATGCGTGCCACCAGCGTTTTTGCGAACCAGGCGGGCTGGCCCCAGCTGCTCCGTTCGGTGACACCGGGCAGTGCCAGGCACATCCTGCGGACATCCTGTTCGGTGGCCATAGCGGCTAGTCGCCGGGTGCGTCGGCTTTGGAGAGCTCGCCGGTGATCCGCTCACCCGGAATCCTGGCGGTCCGCCACGTGTCAAGGGCAATGACGGCACCCAGGATGACCAACGCCAGGGAAAGCGAGGCGAGGGCGTCACTGAGCCAGTGGTAGCCGAGGTAAAGCCGGCTCACCGCGGCCAGCACAATGCCAACACCCGCACCTGCAAAACCCAGAACGGCGGACCGCGGGTTCTCCCGGCGCGAGAAGCTCAGGAAAGTGCCCACCAGCAGGAAGTCGCAAGCCCCCAGGACGTGGCCGGAGGGAAAGGAAAAGGTATGGTCGGCCCCGAAGAGCATCAGCTCCACGGGCGGACGCGACCGCCGGACGATCTGCAGGATGATCTGCGAAATCACCACGCCGCTGAGCATGGCGGCAGCCAGGACGATGGGCCGCCACGCGTGTTTGGCCGCAAACCCCCACGCCACCGTGACCACCAGCACGATGATGGGCAAGGCGATAGGTCCGAAGATCACGGCGAGGAAGATCATCACGCCCGTAAGCGTCTCCGAGCGGGTGCCCAGCAGCCAGTCCCGGATCGGCTCGTCCGGTCCCCACGGGGCGGTGCCGCTTTGCACTACCCCCACGAGGGTGGCGATGAACATCAGGGCGCCTACCCCGATCAGGATTACCGCAGCGCGGTAGAGGTTCCTGCGCGCCCCCGGCTCCATGTAGCGTTCTTCCACCACAAACTTGTCATGGAAAATGCGCCACCAATGGGGCCCCTTCCCGGATTTTCCTGCCTGTTCTGCCACGTCTGACTTCCGTCCCTGCGCCGTTGAAGACTTCCTTCAGATGAAGACTATCGCTGTAGCCTGACCGGATGGGCGCAATGAACGAACTGATCAGCCGGAGCAACGTGGAAGCGCTTGCTGACATCCTGGCGCTGTCAGCACCCGGGACGCAGTGGCCCAACGTGGGCGTGGCAGCAGCAACGCTGGAGGAGCTCAGCCTGCGCGGGCGGACCGACCGGGTCAGCGGAGCCCTGCTGGCTGACCTCCGGCAGGTCCCTCGAGCGGACTATTCGAGCACGGCAGCCCTCTTCCGCCGTGCTCTGGACCACCCGGGATTCACAGGCTGGATCCTCTGGCCGGTTTCCGAAACGGCAGTCACCCTGGCACTCGAAACGGACACCACGGCCGGCTTTGCTGATTGCCTGGCGCTGCTGGCCGAGCTCACCCCGCGGCTCACCGGGGAGTTTGCCATCCGGCGGCTGCTCGCCCGTGATACCGACGCCGCACTCGAAATAGTCCTCCGGTGGACGTCACACCCGGACGAACACGTCCGCCGCCTGGCCTCCGAAGGCACCCGCCCCTACCTCCCGTGGGCGGTGCGGGTTCCGACTCTGGTTGAGCGGCCCGAGGCGACCATTCCCATCCTGGACGCCCTGTACCGGGACCCGTCCGACTATGTGCGCCGGTCCGTCGCCAACCACCTCAACGATCTGGCCCGGCATTCACCGGATGCCGTGGTGGCGACGGCCGGCGGCTGGCTGCAGGCCCCGGATGGCAACACGGCGTGGGTGGTCAGGCACGGCCTGCGGACCCTGGTCAAGAAAGGCCATCCGGGCGCGCTGGCACTCCAGGGCTTCGCGCCGGCGTCGGTTGCTGTCACCGCACTCCGGCTGGACCGGCAGGTGGTGGCGATGCCGGAAGACCTCGGGTTCGAGTTCGAGATTTCGAACACCGGGCGGCAGACGCCCGGCTGGCCGTGGACTACGCGGTCCACTACGTCAAGGCCAACGGCAGCCAGTCCGTGAAGGTCTTCAAACTGACGGCACTAACGCTGGCCGCCGGCGAAACACGAACACTGGCCAAGCGCCACGCGTTCAAACCGATGACCACCCGCGTCCACCACCCCGGACTGCACGCCCTCGAAGTGCAGGTCAACGGTGTCCGGCACGGCCATACGGAATTCGAAGTCCGGACGTAGCTGAACCGTACTGGTTCCCGGTGAGCTCCGCGTATAGCTCCCGGACCCGGGCGCTGATATCGTCCCGGACCAGGCGCATCCGTTCCATGCCTTCGATGCCGCGTTCGGAGGGCTCGTCGGTTTCCCAGACCTCCAAGCGGGTGCCCTTGCGCGGTTCGAGTTTCGCTTCGGTGCCCAGGACAATGACGGCGTCCACGGTGTCCAGAACCTCGTTGGTGACAGGTTTGGGATGTTCGCCGGTGATGTCGATGCCCAGTTCGGTCAGGGACTCCACAGCCTGCGGGTTCAGGGACGTGCCCGGTTTGGTGCCTGCCGAGTACACGGTCACGGCCCCGCCGGCGAGCTGGTTCATCAGGCCGGCGGCGAGCTGGGATTTGCCGCCGTTCTTGCTGCACACAAAGAGCACGGAAGGGATCTTCCCCGCAGCAGGTGTTTCCAGTGTCATGGGAGCGTTGTTTCCTTTGTGAGTGAGGCCACCAGGGTCTTGACCCGTGCGTGGATCTGGTCGCGGATCTCCCGGACCGTTTCGAGGGGCTGGCCGGCCGGGTCCGGGAGTTCCCAGTCCTCGTAGCGTTTTCCGGGGTAGATGGGGCAGGAGTCGCCGCAGCCCATCGTGATCACCACATCGGAGGCGCGCACCACGTCGTCGGTCAGCGGTTTGGGGTAATTCCGGGCAAGGTCCAGGCCCATCTCGGACATCACAGCCACAACATCCGGATCGAGTTCCGCCGACGGCAGGGAGCCGGCGGACCGGACATGAATCCTACCCTTGGCCTCGACGGTGAGCAGGGCGGCGGCCATCTGGGACCGTCCGGCGTTCTGGACGCACACGAACAGGACCTCGGGCACCCCTGCGGCAACCGCATTGGACTTCGCCAGGGCGTTCAGCCGGTCGTTGGCAAAGTGCTCCGTGGTGGCTGGAAGGTAGGCGGTGACCTTCGCGGTCCTGGCCAGCGCCGCATAGGACTCAAAGACATAGCGCTCGACGGTTTCGGCGGCAAAAACCCCGGCGAACCTGTCAGCGAGGCGGGCGCTGATGCGGTGGAGTAGCTCGGTGTTGTCCTGCAGCCCCAGGCTGGTCTCACGGTGTTCAGTCATGACGGCACTCCAATTCTGGGTTAGGGACAGACGGTGCTCAGTTGATGCCGGAGCGGCCGTGGGCCAGGCCGGTGGGGAAGCCGACCAGCACCGGCTCCGGAGCGGCGCAGCAACCGGTCTCCGCCGCGGCAGCGACGGGCGCCGGGGCATCGCAGCTGGTACCGGAGTCGGTGGAGCAGACCCCCGTTTCGGGGAGTTCCAGATGCACCGTGTCAGCGGCTTCGCGGTCCCCGGCGAGGGCCGCGGCGACAGAGCGGACCTGTTCGTAGCCGGTGGCCAGCAGGAAGGTCGGGGCCCGGCCGTAGGACTTCATGCCGACAATGTAGAAGTCCTTCTCCGGGTGGGCGAGCAGCTTAGCGCCGTGCGGCTGAACCGTGCCGCAGGAGTGGAATTCCGGGTCTATCAGCGGGCCCAGCTGGGTGGGTGCCTCGACGGCCGGGTCCAGGTCAAGCCGAAGTTCGCGCAGGATGTCCAGATCCGGGCGGAACCCGGTGCAGGGAACGACGACATCGGCATCCAGGGTGCGTCCATCGACAGCCTCCACGCTCACGCCGGAGTCCAGGGATTTGAGTGCGGCGATGCCGAAGCCCGTGTGCAGTTCGATGGTTCCGGCCTCGACGAGGCGGCGGAGCCGGGAGCCGAGCTGGCCGCGGGCCGGCAGGCCGTCAAGGTCCCCGCCGCCGTAGACCTTTTCCGCGGAGGGCCCCCGTACGGCCCACAGGATAGTGGTTGCGGGTTCCTCCTTCGCGAGGCCGGCGAGGCTGATCAGCGTGTTTGCTGCCGAGTGGCCCGCCCCGACCACCAGGACGCGGCGGCCGGCGAAGGAAGCGCGGTCCCGTCCGGCGACGTCAGGCAAGGGCAGGGAGATCCGGCCTGCTGCTGCCTCTTCACCGATGGCGGGAAGCCCGGCGGTGCCGAGCGGGTTGCGGGTGGACCAGGTGCCCGACGCGTCAATGACGGCGGAAACAGTGTGATCGCGGACCTCGCCGCCGTTGCGTTCGACCCGGACGGTGAAGGGCATGGTGCCGCGGTCCCGGGTGTGGGTTTTGTCCAT contains the following coding sequences:
- a CDS encoding phosphatase PAP2 family protein, with product MAEQAGKSGKGPHWWRIFHDKFVVEERYMEPGARRNLYRAAVILIGVGALMFIATLVGVVQSGTAPWGPDEPIRDWLLGTRSETLTGVMIFLAVIFGPIALPIIVLVVTVAWGFAAKHAWRPIVLAAAMLSGVVISQIILQIVRRSRPPVELMLFGADHTFSFPSGHVLGACDFLLVGTFLSFSRRENPRSAVLGFAGAGVGIVLAAVSRLYLGYHWLSDALASLSLALVILGAVIALDTWRTARIPGERITGELSKADAPGD
- a CDS encoding MmcQ/YjbR family DNA-binding protein — protein: MATEQDVRRMCLALPGVTERSSWGQPAWFAKTLVARIWEDGVLTVKTTEREALAGTDPETYFWTPHHERSPKLVLVRLARIETAELGELLDESYRLAGGRGT
- a CDS encoding arsenate reductase ArsC, whose product is MTEHRETSLGLQDNTELLHRISARLADRFAGVFAAETVERYVFESYAALARTAKVTAYLPATTEHFANDRLNALAKSNAVAAGVPEVLFVCVQNAGRSQMAAALLTVEAKGRIHVRSAGSLPSAELDPDVVAVMSEMGLDLARNYPKPLTDDVVRASDVVITMGCGDSCPIYPGKRYEDWELPDPAGQPLETVREIRDQIHARVKTLVASLTKETTLP
- a CDS encoding J domain-containing protein gives rise to the protein MTSQPDYYDVLGVKPAASPQEISRAYRALMRTHHPDLDDGAAEGGELSRRELLQIMQAFSVLRDPAQRAAYDRSRAGAGTGTQSSGPVVIPVRKVQRRDQPAGNTIRITPVRWESGPWT
- a CDS encoding MerR family transcriptional regulator, translating into MTEPDTEPARQPRAGQGLYAISVAAQLASTGQQNIRLYETRGLLRPARTAGGTRQYSDADIAILLHIGELLEQGLNLAGVAKVLELEAANAKLRRALKRARSLPQR
- a CDS encoding low molecular weight phosphatase family protein; amino-acid sequence: MTLETPAAGKIPSVLFVCSKNGGKSQLAAGLMNQLAGGAVTVYSAGTKPGTSLNPQAVESLTELGIDITGEHPKPVTNEVLDTVDAVIVLGTEAKLEPRKGTRLEVWETDEPSERGIEGMERMRLVRDDISARVRELYAELTGNQYGSATSGLRIPYGRAGHR
- a CDS encoding Hsp20/alpha crystallin family protein, with amino-acid sequence MLMRTDPFRELDRLTQQVFGTAARPAAMPMDAWQEDGHFVVAFDLPGVKLDSVDLNVERNVLTVRAERLDPTQPNVELVAAERPRGVFSRQLILGDTLDTEHIKASYDQGVLTLRIPVLEQAKPRKIEIETKGQMHEIKG
- a CDS encoding FAD-dependent oxidoreductase; the encoded protein is MDPVKNLPVAVIGAGPIGLAAAAHLLERGLEPLIFEAGPTAGWAIGQWRHIRLFSPWRFNLDAAAVRLLDGTGWESPRLTALPYGGELIDNYLTPLAATPALAPRLQTGARVIAVTRQGMDKTHTRDRGTMPFTVRVERNGGEVRDHTVSAVIDASGTWSTRNPLGTAGLPAIGEEAAAGRISLPLPDVAGRDRASFAGRRVLVVGAGHSAANTLISLAGLAKEEPATTILWAVRGPSAEKVYGGGDLDGLPARGQLGSRLRRLVEAGTIELHTGFGIAALKSLDSGVSVEAVDGRTLDADVVVPCTGFRPDLDILRELRLDLDPAVEAPTQLGPLIDPEFHSCGTVQPHGAKLLAHPEKDFYIVGMKSYGRAPTFLLATGYEQVRSVAAALAGDREAADTVHLELPETGVCSTDSGTSCDAPAPVAAAAETGCCAAPEPVLVGFPTGLAHGRSGIN
- a CDS encoding DNA alkylation repair protein; amino-acid sequence: MGAMNELISRSNVEALADILALSAPGTQWPNVGVAAATLEELSLRGRTDRVSGALLADLRQVPRADYSSTAALFRRALDHPGFTGWILWPVSETAVTLALETDTTAGFADCLALLAELTPRLTGEFAIRRLLARDTDAALEIVLRWTSHPDEHVRRLASEGTRPYLPWAVRVPTLVERPEATIPILDALYRDPSDYVRRSVANHLNDLARHSPDAVVATAGGWLQAPDGNTAWVVRHGLRTLVKKGHPGALALQGFAPASVAVTALRLDRQVVAMPEDLGFEFEISNTGRQTPGWPWTTRSTTSRPTAASP